From Staphylococcus delphini, one genomic window encodes:
- the pepF gene encoding oligoendopeptidase F, whose protein sequence is MSQKLPQRSEVATAETWDLTDLYPNSESYEQALKSLPQEAQAFKAQYENQLNTVENIEKGLNTYAQLLVELERAGNYAELLHSVDTSDAERQRLNALFSTQYGKVLSQLTFVESELLNLDDAVMQQAISELGYGYYLTQLQKKKPHQLHPKAEEALASMSTALDVPYDIYGVTKMLDIDFGTFEVNGQTYDMDYTTFEGYYEDHDDTALRRASFRHFSDTLKKYEHTTAAVYNAQVQREKLEADLRGYDSVIEYLLEEQDVTLEMYHRQIDLIMSDLAPIMRKYAKLVQQANGLDELKFEDLKISIDPTFEPEITIEESKKYIFGALDVLGSEYVDMLHQAYDARWIDFPQNKGKETGAYCASPYASHSYIFISWTGKMTEAFVLAHELGHAGHFTFAQKHQNYLQSDASMYFVEAPSTMNEMLMLNYLFKNSNDARFKRWAIASIISRTYYHNMVTHLLEAAYQREVYQRVDQGESLSAPTLNAIKRQVIEQFWGDTVIITDGAELTWMRQPHYYMGLYSYTYSAGLTIGTIMAQRIKNEGEPAVQDWLNTLSAGGSKSPVELAQLAGIDVTTDQPLKDTIAYIGELVDELESLTTEI, encoded by the coding sequence ATGTCACAAAAACTACCACAGCGTTCAGAAGTTGCTACAGCAGAAACTTGGGATTTGACGGATTTATATCCTAATTCGGAAAGTTATGAACAAGCGCTGAAATCATTGCCGCAAGAAGCTCAAGCATTTAAAGCGCAATACGAAAACCAACTCAATACTGTCGAAAATATTGAAAAAGGTTTAAATACATATGCGCAATTGCTCGTTGAATTAGAACGTGCGGGTAACTATGCGGAACTTCTCCATAGTGTCGATACATCAGATGCTGAAAGACAACGTTTAAACGCCCTATTTTCTACACAATATGGCAAAGTTTTAAGCCAATTGACATTTGTAGAGTCAGAACTATTAAATCTCGATGATGCTGTGATGCAACAAGCGATTTCAGAGTTAGGTTATGGCTACTATTTAACACAATTACAAAAGAAAAAGCCGCATCAATTGCATCCTAAAGCTGAAGAAGCACTTGCAAGTATGTCAACAGCTTTAGATGTGCCCTATGATATTTATGGTGTGACTAAAATGTTAGATATTGATTTCGGTACATTTGAAGTCAACGGTCAAACATATGACATGGATTATACGACATTTGAAGGTTATTACGAAGATCATGACGACACAGCGCTTCGTCGTGCAAGTTTCCGTCATTTTAGCGATACGCTTAAAAAGTATGAACATACGACTGCTGCAGTGTATAATGCGCAAGTTCAACGTGAAAAACTTGAGGCTGACTTGCGTGGTTATGATTCTGTCATTGAGTATTTATTGGAAGAACAAGATGTTACTTTAGAAATGTATCACCGCCAAATTGATTTAATTATGTCCGACTTAGCGCCAATTATGCGTAAGTATGCGAAACTTGTTCAACAAGCGAATGGTTTAGATGAACTCAAATTTGAAGACTTAAAAATCTCTATCGACCCTACTTTTGAACCAGAAATTACTATTGAAGAGTCTAAAAAATACATTTTTGGTGCATTAGATGTATTAGGTTCAGAATATGTCGACATGCTGCACCAAGCGTATGATGCGCGTTGGATTGACTTCCCGCAAAATAAAGGAAAAGAAACAGGTGCTTATTGTGCAAGCCCTTATGCATCACATAGCTACATCTTTATTTCGTGGACAGGTAAAATGACTGAAGCGTTCGTCTTAGCACATGAACTGGGCCATGCCGGACATTTTACATTTGCCCAAAAGCATCAAAATTACTTACAATCTGATGCGTCTATGTATTTTGTTGAAGCACCATCGACAATGAACGAAATGTTAATGTTAAATTACTTATTTAAAAACAGTAATGATGCGCGTTTCAAACGTTGGGCGATTGCTTCGATTATTTCTCGTACGTACTATCATAATATGGTGACACATTTACTTGAAGCTGCATATCAACGCGAAGTATATCAACGTGTCGATCAAGGTGAATCACTTAGCGCCCCTACTTTGAATGCGATTAAACGACAAGTCATCGAACAATTCTGGGGAGATACTGTGATAATTACAGACGGTGCGGAATTAACTTGGATGCGTCAACCACATTACTATATGGGCTTATACTCATACACATATTCTGCTGGTTTAACTATTGGTACGATAATGGCACAACGTATTAAAAATGAAGGTGAGCCTGCAGTTCAAGATTGGTTGAACACACTCAGTGCAGGTGGAAGTAAGTCCCCTGTGGAATTGGCACAACTTGCAGGTATCGATGTTACAACAGATCAACCACTTAAAGATACGATTGCTTATATTGGCGAATTAGTGGACGAATTAGAGTCATTAACGACTGAAATTTAA
- a CDS encoding aminoacyltransferase: MKFTELTVEEYDQFVQNPALESHYFQVKENIATREADDFQVVLLGVKDDNNQVLAASLFSKIPTAGSYVYYSNRGPVMDYSDLGLADFYLKALDQYLNRNKCLYVKMDPYWIYQVYDKDIHPIGDKMPNDKLVQLFKSHGYRHHGFTTSYDTSSQVRWMGVLDLKGHTPQTLKKQFDSQRKRNINKATNFGVKVRFLEADEFDQFLELYRETEERAGFVSKTDEYFKNFINTYGHKALVPLAYIDLDEYITSLQQSLNDKETRRDQMMANENKSDKQIKKIAELDKQIDHDQQEMLKASELRKTDGSVLNLAAGVYFANAYEINYFSGGSSEKYNHFMGPYAMHWFMINYCFDHGYERYNFYGVSGDFTENSEDYGVYRFKRGFGVQIEELVGDFYKPIHKVKYFVFDVLNRLRSKIKR; encoded by the coding sequence ATGAAATTTACAGAATTAACAGTTGAAGAATACGACCAATTTGTTCAAAATCCTGCATTAGAAAGCCATTATTTTCAGGTGAAAGAAAATATTGCAACACGAGAAGCAGACGATTTTCAAGTGGTACTGTTAGGCGTGAAAGATGACAACAACCAAGTTTTAGCAGCGAGCTTATTTTCCAAAATTCCAACAGCAGGAAGTTATGTTTATTATTCGAATCGTGGTCCCGTCATGGATTATAGCGATTTAGGATTAGCCGATTTTTATTTGAAAGCATTAGACCAATATTTAAATAGAAACAAATGCTTATACGTCAAAATGGACCCGTATTGGATTTATCAAGTGTATGACAAAGACATTCATCCTATTGGCGACAAAATGCCTAACGATAAACTGGTACAGCTATTTAAGTCACACGGTTATCGTCATCATGGTTTTACAACATCCTATGATACGTCTAGCCAAGTGAGATGGATGGGTGTGTTGGATTTAAAAGGTCACACACCACAAACGTTGAAGAAGCAATTCGATAGCCAGCGTAAACGTAATATTAATAAAGCGACGAATTTTGGCGTGAAAGTAAGATTTCTTGAAGCGGATGAATTTGATCAATTTTTAGAGTTATACCGCGAAACTGAAGAACGTGCAGGTTTTGTGTCTAAAACGGACGAATACTTTAAAAACTTTATCAACACATATGGTCATAAAGCGCTCGTACCATTAGCATATATTGATTTAGATGAGTATATTACGTCGTTGCAACAAAGTTTAAATGACAAAGAAACGCGCCGTGATCAAATGATGGCGAATGAAAACAAATCGGATAAGCAAATTAAGAAAATTGCGGAATTAGATAAACAAATCGACCATGATCAACAGGAGATGTTAAAAGCAAGCGAATTGCGTAAAACGGACGGCTCTGTGTTAAACTTAGCAGCAGGTGTTTATTTTGCGAATGCGTATGAAATTAATTACTTCTCTGGCGGTTCAAGTGAGAAATACAATCACTTTATGGGACCTTACGCGATGCATTGGTTTATGATTAATTACTGCTTTGACCATGGTTATGAGCGTTATAATTTTTACGGCGTATCAGGCGATTTCACTGAGAATAGTGAGGACTATGGTGTGTATCGCTTTAAACGTGGATTCGGTGTGCAAATTGAAGAGCTCGTTGGTGACTTCTATAAACCGATTCACAAAGTGAAATATTTCGTATTTGATGTGTTAAATCGATTGCGCTCAAAAATTAAACGATAA